From a single Lolium rigidum isolate FL_2022 chromosome 7, APGP_CSIRO_Lrig_0.1, whole genome shotgun sequence genomic region:
- the LOC124669421 gene encoding uncharacterized protein LOC124669421, with amino-acid sequence MAKGTQCMALLVLLTVAARAASTVMDGEGLLPNGNFEDRPHKSQLNGTIVTGRYSIPRWEISGFVEYMESGQKQGEMILPVPEGACAVRLGNDASIRQKINVTRRRGYSITFSAARTCAQAEKLNVSVIWDSGLLPIQTLYTSSGWDSYAWAFKAKHTVVWLTIHNPGVEEDPACGPVIDSVAIKTLNSPRRTKSNMLRNGDFEEGPYIFPGSTWGVLVPPMGEDAFSPLPGWMIMSGTKVVKYVDAPQHRVPQGARAVELVAGRETALVQEVATVPGRSYRMVFYVGDAADGCEAAMVVQAYAARASQQVQHDSKGVGGYKRGKMDFVAVDKLTRVVLQSMNYHMKPDGTLCGPVVDDVSLVSVRKGAARRLFR; translated from the exons ATGGCGAAGGGGACGCAATGCATGGCGCTGCTCGTTCTCCTAACGGTAGCTGCCCGAGCGGCTTCCACCGTCATGGACGGTGAGG GTCTATTACCAAATGGCAACTTCGAGGATAGACCACACAAGTCCCAGCTGAACGGCACCATTGTGACTGGTCGCTACTCCATACCGCGATGGGAGATCTCAGGGTTCGTGGAGTACATGGAGTCCGGACAGAAGCAGGGGGAGATGATCCTGCCGGTGCCGGAGGGCGCGTGCGCCGTGCGGCTTGGCAACGACGCCTCCATCCGTCAGAAGATAAACGTGACGCGGCGTAGGGGGTACTCCATCACCTTCAGTGCGGCGCGCACCTGCGCCCAGGCCGAGAAGCTCAACGTCTCGGTAATATGGGACTCCGGCTTGCTCCCCATCCAGACGTTGTACACCAGCAGCGGCTGGGATTCCTACGCCTGGGCGTTCAAGGCCAAGCACACCGTCGTGTGGCTCACCATCCACAACCCCGGTGTCGAGGAGGATCCGGCGTGTGGCCCCGTCATCGACTCGGTTGCTATCAAGACCCTTAATTCTCCCCGCCGCACCAAGA GTAACATGCTTAGGAATGGGGACTTCGAGGAGGGCCCGTACATCTTCCCGGGCTCGACGTGGGGTGTGCTGGTGCCGCCGATGGGCGAGGACGCCTTCTCGCCGCTGCCGGGGTGGATGATCATGTCGGGCACGAAGGTGGTCAAGTACGTGGACGCGCCGCAGCACAGGGTGCCGCAGGGAGCGCGGGCCGTGGAGCTGGTGGCCGGGAGGGAGACGGCGCTGGTGCAGGAGGTGGCGACGGTGCCCGGGCGCTCGTACAGGATGGTGTTCTACGTCGGCGACGCGGCCGACGGGTGCGAGGCCGCCATGGTCGTCCAGGCGTACGCGGCGCGGGCGAGCCAGCAGGTGCAGCATGACTCCAAGGGCGTGGGTGGGTACAAGCGCGGCAAGATGGATTTTGTGGCGGTCGACAAACTCACGCGCGTGGTGCTCCAGAGCatgaactaccacatgaagcccgACGGGACGCTGTGTGGACCGGTCGTCGACGACGTCTCTCTCGTCAGCGTTCGCAAGGGCGCAGCTCGCCGGTTATTCAGGTGA